From the genome of Nicotiana tabacum cultivar K326 chromosome 2, ASM71507v2, whole genome shotgun sequence:
tattgttgttgttactaatattacgtacaggtaatgtaagtgacccgtcttagcctcgtcactacttcgtcgaggttaggctcaacacttatcagtacatggggtcggttgtactgatactacactctgcacttcttgtgcagactttggagttggtcccagcggcgtaccatagacttgctcggatttcagctaccaaaggagacttgaggtataactgcatggcgtccgcagttctgaagtccccatctattttactttggctgtgtgtttatttccagacagatttattttattcagacctttatttgtatttattctagaagctcgtgcacttgtgataccaattctgggatggatttagataccgttatttttatggattaatcactatatttcaaaccttacttccgcatttatttctttgttattaatatatctaaagattgtttaaaaattggttaatatcattctaacgttggcttgcctagcaagtgaaatattaggcgccatcacggtccgaatgtGGGAATTTCGCATCGTGACAATTGGTATTGGACATTATAGAGTGGTAATGTACTGTCAATACGGAGAAttcttataaaattaattttcttaaactttcctacatattttttcataataatttaatagacaaatttttaaatattaaaaattagcatagaaggtagTCCAAAAATAGGTTATTATAGTTATGTCCTTTCCCAATGAGTTCTTTCGCTTAATaatttagggctattttggtatattagtattgtatttatgcttttataataatataggctctactttttctaaatgaatttggacaatataatgcattctcaaattaaattagtaataggacattataatacgtttttaaattaaattagtaataggaagttttaagaagtatatcctaaaagtaataggattacatgactaaagatatttacttatttaattttatataaattaGACATCCCGAAAATAactatactaataggattcctataggtaatcatgtaggattcctaacgtgtagtattatgtcctaaactaataggattataagactaatatctagaattccggttatgtccttttattatgagttattatgcttaatattatgaggtcatttttgtaaaccgatattgtattcatgcttttataataatatagatgagGTGGACAACTatttagtttaaatattttatttttaaattcttaTGTTTGCGTAAATGTGGTCCAACTTTTAGTGTTTCATATGTCGTATGATAAAATGGATCTTTATATAAATAGCCGTCCATATTCATTGTTtatttttctagccatatacatagattatacattgattatatataattatacacatTAATACATAAATCAAACATATATTATACCTCAaccggctatttttaatttaagtaattgggtgggcggctatttgggttaattctttgATAAAAAGGGGCCAACAAATTATCCACTCAGTAATTATAGTCCATTGCTCTCTAACTTTTTGGTGAAAGAAAATTTTTATTCATCACCAGACAAAAACGTATACATCAGCCAAGTCCaaaaaacaggaaaaaaaaacTCTTATTTACATTTGCCTACCATTTCTCTAATTATATAAATTCCTCAGCCATATCCTTTCGTCATCCTTTTTCCTTCGATTCAGACATTCTCTCATCTAATGTATGCATTCATCCTTCACTTGGTTGCATAGGCTTTGTGGTCTTGGGACTTTGCTTTGCCACAGTGCTTCGTTCCTCCCCTTCCATATATCATATATCATAGCAGCCATGATAGCAAGTACAAAGTGTTTCCTTAGTCGCCCTTTTACACTTCTAGCAACTATTTTCCAAAGACCTTCAAGTTCCATGTTTTGCAATCTTATCCTCAGCCATTGGAGTATCTCTATAATGCATGCTTTGGAGAACTGACATTCAAAAAATAAGTGGGATATAGTTTCTGTTGCTTTACCACATATCACACACAGGCTGTCTTGACTTATTCCTATTCGTGCAGGCATGTCCTTTGTTTGCAGTCTTCAATGCATAGTTAGCCAGCATATAAAACTATGATTGGGTATATTTAATTTGTTCCATACCCAAGCTTGATGTTGCCATGGTTCCTAACTTCCCCTTAGCCATTCATATCCACTTCTGATCGTGTATTTTCCACCTTGAGAGAGCCAGTAGTTATTTACATACCCAGTTGTCATTTTATCTCTAATATGGCATATCTTCTTCCAATATCAGTTGTTGTCCTGAGGTGCTTCATAGTCCCACGCAGATTCTTCTTTTATATATAGATGATTAACCCACTTTACCCGTAGGTTATATGTTTTTTGGGCAATATTCCATATGCACTTTCCTATAGCAGCATCACTCCAACTCACACAATCTGTAACTCCTAGACCTCCTTCCTTTTTCGATCTACATATAAAATCCCAGGCTATCAGTGGTACTCTATTAGTGTCCACCTTCCCATCCCAAAGATAGTTCCTACATATAGAAGTTATCCTATTAAGAACTGCTCGAGGTAGTATAAAAATAGATGCCCAGTACACATGAGTGTGTAGCAGTACTGAATTTATCAGCTGCACTCTACCAGCATAGGATAGTGTTCTCGATCCCCACCCTCTAACTTTAACAGTCAATTTGTCCACCAACATTTCACAATCTACAACTGATATCTTTCTTGATGTAATAAGTACTCCAAGGTACCTGAATGAGAGCTTTCCTTTCTGGTAACCAGTAATCTCACACAAGTCTTTCAAGTGTTGCATATTCATGTTCGCACTGAAGATGTTTGATTTTCCTACATTAGTAGTTAGTCCTGATGCCTCTGAAAAAGTCTTTAGTCCTCTTAGCATTAACATGACTGCGTGGAAGTCACCTTTGCAGAACAAAAGAACAACACCTGCAAAACAGAGATGATTCAACTTGATGCTCCGACATTTTGTGTGAAATTCAAATCCTTCTTGTTGTTAACCATCTTCAATATTCTTGTAAGATATTCCATACATATAACAAACAGTAGTGGTGAAACAAGATCCCCTTGTCAAAGTCCCTTCTTCCCTATTATCTTCCCATATAATCCTCCATTTATTGCTATTGTATATTGGGGAGTCGATATGCAGGCCATGATCCATTTGATGAACCTTTCAGGGAAATTCAAAGCATGTAGCATTTCCTTCACAAATTTTCATTCCACAGAGTCGTATGCTTTTCGAAGGTCAAtttatgtaacgacctggccggtcgttacGAATATTTTAACTCTGATCCCCTAAATTTTTATTTCCTCAATGCTATATCGTAGTGTTGTAACTTGCCGGGGTGTTTGTTTTTTggattcggagtgaaatgggacacatagttccTAAATTAAagacttaagttgaaaaggttgatcgaatattgacttatatgtaaacgaccctgaaatataattttgatgatttcaatagctttgtatggtgattttagactttggagcatgtccggaaaattttttggaagtccgtagttaaattaggcttgaaatggctaaaataaaaattgaagtttggaagtttaaccagagagttgactttttcatatcggggtcagaatatgattctggaaatttgaataggtctgttatgtcatttatgacttgtgtgcaaaattttaggtcaatcggacttgatttgataggtttcggcatcgaatatagaagttggaatttcttagtttcattaagcttgaatttgagtatgattcatggttttagcattgtttgatgtaatttgaagtttcgactaagttcgtatgatgttttaagactggttggtgtatttggttgaggtcccgggggcctcgggtgagtttcgtatggttaacggatcaaatttggacttaggacaACGCTAGAGTTTTCTGCCTTCAGGTGCACTGCCGCAGGTACGGCTGGcaaggcgcagaagcggaaaggggcTTGTCCTGGGGCTAGGTCGCAGGTGCGTGAAGATATCAGCatatgcgagcccgcaggtgcaagCCATGCTCTGCAGATGCGGAGTGAAGGGGTGCAACTggataccgcagaagcggacctctTGTCCACAGAAGCGAACGAAACTGCAGAAGCGGGCGGGACCTCGCATCTGCTAGaccaccttaaccttctccaaaaaatcctgaaccaagtctgtacccaataatatagcctcacctggctcgaaccaacccactggataccggcacctcctcccatataaggcctcatacgggaGACGGTGCCGGTATATCACATAAGCAAactttgaatgctcgactgataactgttattgtaagtaaactctgcaagtggcaagaaatggtccccaagcacccccaaaatcaatcacacaagcatgaagcatatcctccagtatctgaatagtgcgctcggactgtccatccgtgtgagggtgaaatgctatgctcaagtCAACCCGAGTATCCAACTCCTTCTATACAGCTCTCCAGAACCTTGATTTAAATAGCATAACCCGGTCAGAGATTATAGATACCGGTACTCCATGAAGcagtttccgcagaagcagaacctCTGGCAGTGTACAAAATCAGAGGGGTTCCGATCTtctgccatttttgggcatttccaACACGGCTTTGAGCAATTTTTTCAGAAagaattcacgggaaaacttaAGGTACGTCACTTGTGATCATTATTAGTCAATAATATTAGATTGTCATTGAGTATTTCGATtggattacatatttttgaggtaaaattagaggatttgggcctagggatttcaaaataagaatgtGAGATTTGGGAGTCGAGTTGaagtcggaatttggtaaaaactgtatggttgaactcgtggttgaatgtgcttcatattttataactttttgtCGGTTTTCGGGACGTGGGTCCCACATGCGATGTtttagttaaatttcggatttttgttggaaaaatagtattttcatatggaataaattccaataatttgtattgattaaaccgaattaattgtgactagatacaaggcTTTCAGAggctaattcgcgaggcaaaggcatagcggagtaaagaattacccagttcgaggtaagtgacttgtctaaccttgtgtgggggaaattccccttaggttTGGTGTTCatatgataattgtgatgtgttgaaagtcatgtacgcgaggtgacgagtgtgtacacgggctaaatatagAAAACTCTAGTTTTAAATGGTGTAGATCTCTATTACAGATTAATTAAATTCTTTTATCCGGTTATATTTATCATCATTGAtctatttcttttatattttaaatttgcgtgacatttttcCTGCAAATTGCTTTACATATTTAGTTGaaactttgtttcttttattctgtgctcataatttgaaagttgaatttcttaattgaattattattaatatgaagtatttgacattaaaaatttggtattgaggcaaggtattaaatttgtaaatattatttttgttgagttattcacttccgaatattttgtgagattttg
Proteins encoded in this window:
- the LOC107792115 gene encoding uncharacterized protein LOC107792115 translates to MDHGLHIDSPIYNSNKWRIIWEDNREEGTLTRGSCFTTTVCYMYGISYKNIEDGVVLLFCKGDFHAVMLMLRGLKTFSEASGLTTNVGKSNIFSANMNMQHLKDLCEITGYQKGKLSFRYLGVLITSRKISVVDCEMLVDKLTVKVRGWGSRTLSYAGRVQLINSVLLHTHVYWASIFILPRAVLNRITSICRNYLWDGKVDTNRVPLIAWDFICRSKKEGGLGVTDCVSWSDAAIGKCIWNIAQKTYNLRFSKACIIEILQWLRIRLQNMELEGLWKIVARSVKGRLRKHFVLAIMAAMIYDIWKGRNEALWQSKVPRPQSLCNQVKDECIH